A part of Candidatus Binatia bacterium genomic DNA contains:
- a CDS encoding DUF3261 domain-containing protein, which produces MKTPHLRRPLRALLVACAMACAGCSELAHGLFAARVPECDGFDVPLATLSVSSRKEMRVRIVGRHVDQDLPFVVEAAKDSFVLVGFTPLGTKSFTLVRRGDDAKDVKIENVTGAVLQIPPRNMMADLLAMSLPSGCAASAEAVATTTLEHWQVSDACLDSRPQQRRIERLPKPGDKPEKGPREEVEVNYDSDAITVSQKQCRYTARYVLQATLPPKKKK; this is translated from the coding sequence GTGAAAACGCCGCACCTGCGCCGGCCATTGCGCGCGTTGCTGGTCGCTTGCGCGATGGCCTGCGCCGGCTGCAGCGAACTCGCCCACGGTCTTTTCGCCGCCCGAGTCCCCGAATGCGACGGCTTCGACGTGCCGCTCGCGACGTTGTCGGTCAGTTCGCGAAAGGAGATGCGCGTGCGCATCGTCGGCCGTCACGTCGACCAGGACCTCCCTTTCGTCGTCGAGGCGGCCAAGGATTCGTTCGTGCTCGTCGGGTTCACCCCGCTCGGCACCAAATCGTTCACGCTGGTGCGCCGCGGGGACGACGCCAAGGACGTCAAGATCGAGAACGTCACCGGCGCAGTGCTGCAGATCCCGCCGCGCAACATGATGGCCGATCTGCTGGCGATGTCGCTGCCGAGCGGCTGCGCGGCGTCGGCCGAAGCAGTCGCGACGACGACGCTCGAGCATTGGCAGGTCAGCGACGCCTGCCTGGACAGCCGTCCCCAGCAGCGGCGCATCGAAAGGCTGCCGAAGCCCGGCGACAAGCCGGAAAAGGGTCCGCGCGAAGAGGTCGAGGTCAACTACGACAGCGACGCGATCACCGTCAGCCAGAAACAGTGCAGGTACACGGCGCGCTACGTGCTGCAGGCCACGCTCCCACCGAAAAAGAAGAAGTGA